From Cervus elaphus chromosome 25, mCerEla1.1, whole genome shotgun sequence, one genomic window encodes:
- the LOC122683491 gene encoding methylmalonic aciduria and homocystinuria type D homolog, mitochondrial-like: protein MANVLCNRARLVSYLPGFCSLVKRVVNPRAFSTAGSSGSDESHVATAPPDICSRTVWPDETMGPFGPQDQRFQLPGNIGFDCHLNGTASQKKSQVHKTLPDVLAEPLSSERHEFVMAQYVNEFQGNDTPVEQEINSAETYFESAKVECAIQTCPELLRRDFESLFPEVATNKLMILTVTQKTKNDMTVWSEEVENEREVLLEKFISGAKEICYALRAEGYWADFIDPSSGLAFFGPYTNNTLFETDECYRHLGFSVDDLGCCKVIRHSLWGTHVVVGSIFTNATPDSHIMKKLSGN from the coding sequence ATGGCCAATGTACTCTGTAACAGAGCCAGACTGGTTTCCTATCTCCCAGGATTTTGCTCTTTAGTTAAAAGGGTTGTCAATCCCAGAGCCTTTTCAACCGCAGGATCTTCAGGTTCTGATGAGTCTCATGTGGCCACTGCACCTCCAGATATCTGCTCTCGAACAGTTTGGCCTGATGAAACCATGGGACCATTTGGACCTCAGGATCAGAGATTCCAGCTTCCTGGGAACATAGGTTTTGACTGTCACCTCAATGGGACTGCATCACAGAAGAAAAGCCAGGTTCATAAAACTTTACCTGATGTTCTAGCAGAACCTTTATCGAGTGAAAGACATGAGTTTGTTATGGCACAATACGTGAATGAATTTCAGGGTAATGATACACCTGTTGAACAAGAAATTAACAGTGCAGAAACTTACTTTGAAAGTGCCAAAGTAGAGTGTGCAATCCAAACATGTCCAGAGTTGCTGCGAAGAGATTTTGAATCACTGTTTCCAGAAGTAGCCACCAACAAACTAATGATTCTGACTGTAACACAGAAAACTAAGAATGATATGACTGTTTGGAGTGAGGAggtagaaaatgaaagagaagtgcTCTTAGAAAAGTTCATCAGCGGTGCTAAGGAAATTTGCTATGCCCTTCGAGCTGAAGGCTATTGGGCTGACTTTATTGACCCATCATCTGGTTTGGCATTTTTTGGACCATATACAAACAACACTCTTTTTGAAACAGATGAATGCTATCGACATTTAGGATTCTCTGTTGATGATCTTGGCTGCTGTAAAGTGATTCGTCACAGTCTCTGGGGTACCCATGTGGTTGTAGGAAGTATCTTTACTAATGCTACACCAGACAGCCATATTATGAAGAAATTAAGTGGAAACTAG